GTGAACTGGGCGATAAACGGTTGTTTACTGTGGCCATCGGCAGCGCGCCTAACCACTATTTTATGCGGCGCAGTGCCGAATACGGTCGTGGCAGTTTTACCCATATTGGAGATGTCGAGCAGTTGGATAAGAAAATGGATGACTTATTTCATCAGCTTGAATCACCACTACTAACCGATATATCGATCACTTGGCCGGCGGGCTTTGAGGCTGAAAGTTATCCTGCAAAAATACCCGATCTCTATGTCGGTCAACCCCTGTTAATTAAAACCAAGCTTGTTGAAAGTAATGCTGAGCGGCAGTCGGGGGAGAGCCCCGGCGAAGTGGAGGTGCGGGGCACGTTGGCTGGTCAGCCCTGGCGCCAGCGGTTAGTGCTGGGAGGACCGAGTTCTAGCGCCATTGCCAGCCTATGGGCCGAGGATAAGATTCAGCATCTCATGGGCCAGAAATACCGGGGCGTCGACCCTCAGTGGGTCAGAGAGCAGGTGTTAGCGGTTGCCTTGGGTCACCAGTTGGTCAGCGATTACACCAGTTTGATAGCGGTTGAGCAAAAAATAAGCCGCCCCAGCGACCAACTCTTGGCGACCAGCGATATTGCCAACCTGCTGCCGCAGGGCAGTACGCTATCGGTGAGTTACCCAAAAACGGCGACCAAAGCACAGCTTAAAATGCTATTTGGCGGCCTGCTGATTGCCGTCACATTGTTTCTTTATTGTGTGCTATTTGGTCGTCAGCGTCGTGCCAAGGCCATGCCTAATGTTACCGAATAGATCGACTAACAGGCCCGTCATCGTTGCGGGTCTAACGCTATTGTTTGTTATTGGAGTATTACAAATGGGACAAGGGGTTTGGATCTACACCAAGGCTGAACTGGCGCAACATTTAATCGCTGGCAGTTGGCAGCAGAGTCTACATAAACAACCCGCGGGCGGTGGCGTCAAGCAAGGTATTAAACCTTGGCCGTGGGCGGATACTTGGCCAGTGGCAAGATTACAACTTAGCAACTACGGTATAGATATGTTTGTGTTGGCTGGTGGCACAGGTAATACTCTCGCCTTCGGCCCTGGACACCTGACAGCGAGTAGTGATTTTGATCAACAAGGTGCGAAAATTATTGCCGGACATCGCGATACGCATTTTAATTTTTTGAAGAATATCGTAGTTGGTGATAAGTTGGTGATTACCGATTTAACTGCGCGTAGGGTTGAATATAAAGTAGAGTCGTTAGAAGTGGTCGATAGTCGTCAATCGAGACTGAATGTCCTGCAAGATGTCGACCAGTTAGTATTGGTGACTTGTTTTCCGTTTGACGCTATCGAGCCGACAACGTTAAGGTATAAGGTGATTGCTAAGCCGGTAGTTAATCAGACTTTTTTTGAGGGTAGGAAATTATGAACGTCAATACCAGAATGCTCAGCCACAGCCCTCGTGTAAAACTGTTTAAACCTGTTACTCCTATCCAATTAGAAAAAATATTGGCCAATAATTGTGAAGGCTTCGGCTGCAGCTTCGAAGGTGAGCGTTATTTTTACCCCAAACTACACCATAACTATGCTGAGCAAATAGCTCGAAATAGTTATGGCTCTCGTTTTGGTGCGGGCTATGTTGTTGAATTTGAAGTCGATGCCGATTACATCTCTCGCTTCCCGATCCAGTCTATTGGCTACGATGAGCAGCGGGAGTACTGTGTCGACATCAATCGCCTGCCTGAGTTAAATCAGCATATCTGCGGTAAAATAGAAATTACTACCTGCAATACGCCGCAGAGCCCTGCCATCACAATGGTCAGCTAAACGCGCCGATCCATTGTGCTGTTTCAATCAATATTTATTCTCTAACGCTTGGAATCAACCTGTTGGCGTAGGCCGGTAATAACTGAAGTCACCGGCTGTATTGCTGTCATTATGCCAGGGCAGCCCTCGTCTCAACAAAGCGGGGCGGCTCGGCCAAGGTGGTAGAGCCGAAACCAGCGCTTAGGTGTTGATGACCACACGCATCGCTTGCATTTCGATGGTGGCCATATCGATGAGCTCGCAGCCTACATCGAGCTGATGACGGAGGAAGTCGATCTCGCCATTGCGGATACCGCTGTTAAGCTGCTGCAGCGCAACTAGGCGATCGATCTCGCTGGTCAGCTGTGCCCGCAGCTGTTGCTTACCCTTGCTCAATAACTCAGGCAGCTGTGCCCTGGCATTTTGGCTGCTGATTTTAATCATGCCTTCAACGCTTGGCTGCACCTGTTTAATCACCGCATGGGCTGTAGTCTTGGGGATTTTCTTGCACAGTTTGTTGAGGCCGTCGAGGGTGATCACCTGACTGAGCTCTTTGCCGCTGACATCGACTAACACTCGAATAGGTGTTTGCGGCAGAAAACGCTCCAGTTGCAGTGATTTTGGTGCCACTGTGTTAACGGTAAAAATTGTCTCTAACAGAATAGTGGCTGGTGGTAAGCCATTAACGCTCATCGTGGCAATGGTGGCATTACCAAACTCAGAGCTGATAATCATGTCCATGACTTCGACGACCATTGGGTGCTCCCAGGTCAGGAAGTCAAATTCTTCACGGCTGAGGGCGACATCGCGGTCAAAGGTAATGGTATTACCGTCCTCATTTAAGCCGGGGAACTGGGCGGTATACATATGTTCGCCGGCGTGGATTACCTGTACCTCTGGGCTGTGATAATCATACTCAACACCATATTGATCGAACACATCCTGCATATAATTTTGCAGGGAAAAACTGTCGTCAAACTCGAAAATTTCATCGATGATAGCGGCGGCTTTCTGGTGATTGCAGGAGTTTATTTCGAGTAATCTATCCCGACCTTGCTGAAGTTTTTGCTTGGTTT
The sequence above is drawn from the Sinobacterium norvegicum genome and encodes:
- a CDS encoding class GN sortase, which codes for MLPNRSTNRPVIVAGLTLLFVIGVLQMGQGVWIYTKAELAQHLIAGSWQQSLHKQPAGGGVKQGIKPWPWADTWPVARLQLSNYGIDMFVLAGGTGNTLAFGPGHLTASSDFDQQGAKIIAGHRDTHFNFLKNIVVGDKLVITDLTARRVEYKVESLEVVDSRQSRLNVLQDVDQLVLVTCFPFDAIEPTTLRYKVIAKPVVNQTFFEGRKL